From the genome of Hymenobacter sp. PAMC 26628, one region includes:
- a CDS encoding YbaB/EbfC family nucleoid-associated protein — MAFDMMGMMGKVKELQEKMQQAQQEMQHLTATGEAGGGLVRATANGERKLLKIEIDDSLLTVQDRDMLADLVVAAANKALEAAGEQARQEMQRKTSGLMPNIPGLDLGNFGV, encoded by the coding sequence ATGGCATTCGACATGATGGGGATGATGGGCAAGGTGAAGGAGCTGCAAGAAAAAATGCAGCAGGCCCAACAAGAAATGCAACACCTCACCGCCACCGGCGAGGCCGGCGGCGGCCTGGTGCGCGCCACCGCCAACGGCGAGCGCAAGCTCCTGAAAATTGAAATCGACGACAGCTTGCTCACCGTGCAGGACCGCGACATGCTGGCCGACCTTGTGGTGGCCGCCGCCAACAAGGCCCTGGAGGCGGCCGGCGAGCAGGCCCGCCAGGAAATGCAGCGCAAAACCAGCGGCCTGATGCCCAACATCCCCGGCCTCGACCTGGGCAACTTCGGCGTTTGA
- a CDS encoding SDR family NAD(P)-dependent oxidoreductase, which yields MTKDLMGKRALVTGASSGLGLAMARALAAAGATVVATARGPERLAQARAQLHGEGLDVQVLELDVRDEVSIAAAVQWVGTHWGGLDLLVNNAGIGMRTVNPDFLTRPQPFYEVSAEGFRDLVDTNLTGYFLVAKAFVPLFLQQQRGKIVNISMNHETMRRRGFVPYGPSRAGAESLSLIMAEDLREHGIDVNMLLPGGATDTGMIPDAAKAKIAGQFQLLSPDVMAEPIVFLAADASNGITGQRIVATEFAAWKAHLTS from the coding sequence GTGACGAAGGACTTAATGGGTAAGCGGGCACTGGTTACCGGCGCTTCCAGCGGCCTGGGGCTGGCCATGGCGCGGGCCCTGGCCGCGGCCGGGGCAACGGTCGTCGCCACGGCCCGGGGCCCCGAGCGGCTCGCGCAGGCCCGGGCCCAGCTGCACGGCGAAGGCCTGGACGTGCAGGTACTGGAACTGGACGTGCGCGACGAGGTCTCCATCGCGGCGGCCGTGCAATGGGTGGGCACGCACTGGGGTGGCCTGGATTTGCTGGTGAACAACGCCGGCATTGGGATGCGCACCGTGAACCCCGATTTTCTGACCCGGCCGCAGCCGTTTTACGAAGTGAGCGCCGAAGGATTTCGCGACCTCGTGGACACGAACCTAACGGGGTACTTCCTGGTAGCCAAGGCCTTCGTGCCGCTGTTTTTGCAGCAGCAGCGGGGCAAGATTGTGAACATCTCGATGAACCACGAAACCATGCGCCGCCGCGGCTTCGTACCCTACGGGCCGTCGCGGGCGGGGGCCGAGTCGCTGTCGCTCATCATGGCCGAAGACCTGCGCGAACACGGCATCGACGTGAACATGCTGCTGCCCGGCGGGGCCACCGATACCGGCATGATTCCCGACGCGGCGAAGGCGAAAATTGCTGGCCAGTTTCAACTGCTGAGCCCCGATGTAATGGCCGAACCAATTGTATTTCTGGCCGCCGATGCCAGCAACGGCATTACGGGCCAGCGCATCGTCGCCACCGAATTCGCGGCCTGGAAAGCCCACCTCACCTCGTAG
- a CDS encoding gliding motility-associated C-terminal domain-containing protein produces MKLTLPGLFFLLLMGLTWGLAPARAQAQNCAQPPPTDCNGVPFAVVDAATGQEVQALCVGKAVRFVPCASRAVSPDLTYYTALPGTNVYPPSCLISPTGASTVYRYTPTAPGPVTISENANTTLANGGVIGTFYTRVLTAYATVPPPFAIAPCPAGVALVTVTDAVYDRYTVRAGSGPEVPVLRRNLPQVVALAGATTVTVTGYYNLVGPCTSSNTQTIPTLAAAQAPALNTLTLSAPAPNGELSLAVGQLPAGYLYSLQRAPAGTAGPFQNVADVPPGSTSVALPNAVAGGYRLLRTDYCQTATVASATRYTLGLAVASAQGRNQLLLTNANPSPGPYAVTRNGVAITNLTPINGGLEDPNVVCGTRYTYRVSTDGGAVLSNEASLVATSNVAPPTPRLVASFNLQNRPTLTPSLPGGPVPAGGTLHYRRLPSAGPVSDFLTATTGRTVTDSTGAATLTAVCYSLRLTDLCGNTSAESGVACPSILTAQALDDDATAVGLSWSAFSGPDPSQPAAYALQTLAPDGTALATAAPTTALSTTDAQPPADRQVLRYRLQISGAGIPAGTFSYSSVAQVPRRARLLLPNAFTPNGDGLNDVFEVKGRFLENFVLIVVDRNGQQVFRATDRASTWDGTTNGHAPVNGVYVWRFEQTDETGQTLRQTGTVTILK; encoded by the coding sequence ATGAAGCTGACGCTCCCCGGTTTATTTTTCCTTTTACTAATGGGCCTGACGTGGGGCCTGGCGCCTGCACGGGCCCAAGCCCAGAACTGCGCCCAGCCTCCGCCCACCGACTGCAACGGCGTGCCGTTTGCCGTCGTCGATGCCGCCACCGGGCAGGAGGTGCAGGCGCTGTGCGTGGGCAAGGCGGTGCGCTTTGTGCCCTGCGCCAGCCGCGCCGTATCGCCCGATCTGACGTATTATACGGCCCTGCCGGGCACCAACGTGTACCCGCCCAGCTGCCTGATTTCGCCCACCGGGGCCAGCACCGTGTACCGCTACACGCCCACCGCGCCGGGCCCCGTCACCATCTCCGAAAACGCCAACACCACGCTGGCCAACGGCGGCGTCATCGGCACGTTTTACACCCGCGTGCTCACGGCCTACGCCACCGTGCCGCCGCCGTTCGCCATCGCCCCCTGCCCCGCCGGCGTGGCCCTGGTCACGGTGACGGATGCCGTGTACGACCGCTACACCGTGCGCGCCGGCAGTGGGCCCGAGGTGCCCGTGCTGCGGCGCAACCTGCCGCAGGTGGTGGCGCTGGCCGGGGCTACTACCGTCACGGTCACGGGCTACTACAACTTGGTGGGGCCCTGCACCAGCTCCAATACCCAAACCATCCCCACCCTAGCGGCCGCCCAGGCCCCCGCCCTGAACACCCTGACGCTGAGCGCCCCCGCGCCCAACGGCGAGCTGAGCCTGGCCGTGGGCCAGCTGCCGGCCGGCTACCTCTACAGCTTGCAGCGGGCCCCGGCCGGTACCGCTGGCCCGTTCCAAAACGTGGCCGACGTGCCGCCGGGCAGCACCAGTGTTGCCCTGCCCAACGCCGTGGCCGGCGGCTACCGCCTGCTGCGCACCGACTACTGCCAAACCGCCACCGTCGCCTCGGCCACCCGCTACACCCTGGGCCTGGCGGTGGCCTCGGCGCAGGGCCGCAACCAGCTGCTGTTAACCAACGCCAACCCTAGCCCGGGGCCCTACGCCGTGACGCGCAACGGCGTGGCCATCACCAATCTGACTCCCATCAACGGCGGACTGGAGGACCCCAACGTGGTGTGCGGCACCCGCTACACCTACCGCGTGAGCACCGACGGCGGGGCCGTGCTGTCCAACGAAGCCAGCCTGGTGGCCACCTCCAACGTGGCCCCGCCCACGCCCCGCCTCGTGGCCAGCTTCAACCTGCAAAACCGGCCGACGCTCACCCCCAGCCTGCCCGGGGGCCCCGTGCCGGCCGGGGGCACGCTGCACTACCGCCGCCTGCCCAGCGCGGGCCCCGTTTCCGATTTCCTCACGGCCACCACCGGGCGCACCGTCACCGACTCGACCGGCGCGGCGACGCTCACCGCCGTGTGCTACTCGCTGCGCCTCACCGACTTGTGCGGCAACACCTCGGCCGAAAGCGGCGTGGCCTGCCCGAGCATCCTCACCGCCCAGGCCCTCGACGACGACGCCACCGCCGTGGGCCTGAGCTGGTCAGCCTTCAGCGGCCCCGACCCCAGCCAGCCCGCCGCCTACGCCCTCCAAACCCTGGCCCCCGACGGCACAGCGCTGGCCACGGCCGCCCCCACCACCGCCCTCAGCACCACCGATGCCCAGCCGCCGGCCGACCGCCAGGTGCTGCGCTACCGCCTGCAAATCAGCGGGGCCGGCATCCCGGCGGGCACGTTCAGCTACTCCAGCGTGGCGCAGGTGCCGCGCCGCGCCCGCCTGCTGCTGCCTAACGCCTTCACCCCCAACGGCGACGGGCTGAACGACGTGTTTGAAGTGAAAGGCCGGTTTTTGGAAAATTTCGTGCTGATCGTCGTTGACCGCAACGGCCAGCAGGTGTTCCGCGCCACTGACCGCGCCAGCACCTGGGACGGTACCACCAACGGCCATGCGCCCGTGAACGGCGTGTACGTGTGGCGCTTCGAGCAAACCGACGAAACCGGCCAAACCTTACGCCAAACCGGCACCGTCACGATTTTAAAGTAA
- a CDS encoding aromatic amino acid lyase codes for MSAHLLTPGAPLTLSTLAELRASGETVALGPEAAARFAPAGAPAAEPELAALRAQACGTGPEAPQPLVRLMLLLAAQQAVNQPTGLPRPTVERLLAMYNRELLPVVFEQGGDDAARAHLALPLLGEGEINYQGYRLATADAFSLFSWEPLALRAGEAEALRRGAPFALAYAVDALLRARHLARAAAAVRVLLAPAETVEETAFQTVLNAAEQAVTGALGGQESAPLAPALGQLVAAAAALGQAAATRAAQYVAGPGLGAAALGLAKHTATSSQLVAAESDAYAALRTRQVVENAEQLLGVELLAAAGAPAVELVAGATSPGEMLLAAFRAAVPGGGPGAAPYPALRQAAAFVRRYAWPVAGSNGVQ; via the coding sequence ATGTCCGCCCATCTCCTCACGCCCGGCGCCCCGCTCACCCTTAGCACCTTGGCCGAGCTGCGGGCCAGCGGCGAAACCGTGGCCCTGGGCCCCGAAGCAGCCGCCCGCTTCGCCCCCGCCGGGGCCCCCGCCGCCGAGCCCGAGCTGGCCGCCCTGCGAGCCCAGGCCTGCGGCACGGGCCCCGAAGCGCCCCAGCCCCTGGTGCGCCTGATGCTGCTGCTGGCCGCGCAACAGGCCGTCAACCAACCCACTGGCCTGCCCCGCCCCACGGTTGAGCGCCTGCTGGCCATGTACAACCGTGAGCTTTTGCCGGTGGTGTTCGAGCAAGGCGGCGACGACGCGGCCCGGGCCCACCTGGCCCTGCCGCTGCTGGGCGAGGGCGAAATCAATTACCAGGGCTACCGCCTGGCCACGGCCGACGCGTTCAGCCTGTTCAGCTGGGAGCCGCTGGCCCTGCGCGCCGGCGAGGCGGAGGCCCTGCGGCGCGGGGCCCCCTTCGCTTTGGCCTACGCCGTGGATGCGCTACTACGCGCCCGGCACCTGGCGCGGGCCGCGGCGGCCGTGCGGGTCCTGTTAGCGCCAGCCGAAACGGTCGAAGAAACGGCATTCCAAACCGTACTGAACGCGGCGGAGCAAGCCGTGACTGGGGCCCTAGGCGGTCAAGAATCGGCCCCGCTGGCCCCCGCGCTGGGGCAATTGGTGGCGGCCGCGGCGGCGCTGGGCCAGGCAGCCGCGACCCGCGCGGCGCAGTATGTGGCGGGGCCGGGGCTCGGTGCGGCCGCGCTGGGCTTGGCGAAACATACCGCTACCAGCAGTCAGCTAGTGGCCGCGGAATCCGATGCCTACGCTGCTTTACGCACCCGCCAAGTAGTGGAAAACGCCGAGCAGCTGCTGGGCGTGGAGCTGCTGGCGGCGGCTGGGGCCCCGGCGGTGGAGCTTGTAGCGGGGGCCACTAGCCCGGGCGAAATGCTGTTGGCGGCCTTCCGGGCGGCGGTGCCCGGCGGGGGCCCCGGAGCGGCTCCGTACCCGGCGCTGCGGCAGGCGGCGGCGTTCGTGCGCCGCTACGCGTGGCCCGTGGCCGGCTCGAACGGTGTGCAGTAG
- a CDS encoding TlpA family protein disulfide reductase yields MSFLQRHRANLTQGLLWGSLAVMFFTDLKAPVVGTLQRGLLATGLWRPTLPADQPAHAGAPRPLPDAPLYTLDGRPTNLRRFAGKVVVLNLWASWCPPCRAEMPALQHLYGQVDTARVAFVMVSLDENPTRARRVVEQAGYTFPVFFPAAPLPKVFDTKSIPTTFVLGADGTVAVRHEGMADYDTAEFRAYLQQLASQ; encoded by the coding sequence ATGTCTTTCCTGCAACGCCACCGTGCCAACCTCACCCAAGGCCTGCTTTGGGGCAGCCTGGCCGTGATGTTTTTTACTGACCTCAAGGCGCCCGTGGTGGGCACGCTGCAACGGGGCTTGCTAGCTACCGGGCTTTGGCGGCCTACGTTGCCCGCCGACCAGCCCGCCCATGCCGGGGCCCCCAGGCCGCTGCCCGACGCGCCGCTCTACACCCTCGACGGCCGCCCCACCAACCTGCGCCGCTTCGCCGGTAAAGTGGTGGTGCTGAACCTGTGGGCCAGCTGGTGCCCGCCGTGCCGCGCCGAAATGCCCGCCCTCCAACACCTGTACGGCCAGGTAGACACTGCCCGCGTGGCCTTCGTGATGGTATCGCTCGACGAGAATCCCACCCGGGCCCGCCGCGTGGTGGAGCAGGCTGGCTACACGTTCCCGGTGTTTTTCCCGGCCGCGCCGCTGCCCAAAGTGTTCGACACGAAATCCATCCCCACCACCTTCGTGCTGGGCGCCGACGGCACCGTGGCCGTGCGCCACGAAGGCATGGCCGACTACGACACGGCCGAATTCCGCGCCTACTTGCAGCAGCTGGCCAGCCAGTAG
- the hisS gene encoding histidine--tRNA ligase, translating into MEKPSIPQGTRDFGPAQVARRQHIFGVIRRTFEQFGYAPIETPTLENLSVLTGKYGDEGDQLLFKVLNSGNFLVKERRGEITPLVTADDLAQGPRAVLPKIAEKGLRYDLTVPFARYVAMNRAALTFPFKRYQMQPVWRADRPQRGRYREFWQCDADVVGTDSLLCEAEIVLMMAQVLNGLGLVDFTIKINHRGVLRNIYQALGGEGKETDLFVAIDKLDKIGRDGVSKELLEKGFTAPTIDTLFELLTVGGGYAKKLQRLLVGFVTAGVEPDGQRPGPNEPTDEADDSQDAYYRGLNELAAVRDLLQASGFAQFDRLEFDPTLARGLSYYTGCIFEVKINNVAMGSVSGGGRYDNLTGAFGLPDVSGVGFSFGVDRLYDCLEELELFPAGTGTLTRVLLAQFDAASLAAGLPLLAQLRAAGVPAELYPDAAKLKKQFQYADQKGIPYLLLAGPDERAAGQVKLRDMRAGQEQLLSVAEAVAVLAQEVTPRSL; encoded by the coding sequence ATGGAAAAACCCAGCATCCCGCAAGGCACCCGCGATTTTGGCCCGGCCCAGGTGGCCCGCCGCCAGCACATTTTTGGCGTCATCCGCCGCACGTTCGAGCAGTTTGGCTACGCGCCCATCGAAACGCCGACCCTGGAAAACCTCTCGGTGCTGACGGGCAAGTACGGCGACGAGGGCGACCAGCTCCTGTTTAAAGTGCTGAACTCGGGCAACTTCCTGGTGAAGGAACGGCGCGGCGAAATTACCCCGCTCGTGACGGCCGACGACCTCGCCCAGGGCCCCCGTGCCGTGCTGCCCAAAATCGCCGAGAAGGGCCTGCGCTACGACCTCACCGTGCCCTTCGCCCGCTACGTGGCCATGAACCGGGCCGCCCTCACCTTCCCCTTCAAGCGCTACCAGATGCAGCCCGTGTGGCGCGCCGACCGCCCCCAGCGCGGCCGCTACCGCGAGTTTTGGCAGTGCGACGCCGACGTGGTGGGCACCGACTCGCTGCTCTGCGAAGCCGAAATTGTGCTGATGATGGCCCAGGTGCTCAACGGGTTGGGCCTGGTGGACTTCACCATCAAAATCAATCATCGCGGGGTGCTGCGCAACATTTACCAGGCGCTGGGCGGCGAGGGCAAAGAGACAGACTTGTTCGTGGCCATCGACAAGCTCGACAAAATCGGGCGCGACGGCGTGAGCAAGGAGCTGCTCGAAAAAGGCTTTACGGCCCCCACCATCGACACGCTGTTCGAGCTGCTGACGGTGGGCGGTGGCTACGCCAAGAAGCTCCAGCGCCTGCTGGTCGGCTTCGTGACGGCCGGCGTGGAGCCCGACGGCCAGCGCCCGGGCCCCAACGAGCCCACCGACGAAGCCGACGATTCGCAGGATGCCTACTACCGGGGCCTCAACGAGTTGGCCGCCGTGCGCGACCTGCTGCAAGCCTCCGGCTTTGCCCAGTTCGACCGGCTGGAGTTTGACCCCACGCTGGCCCGGGGCCTCTCCTACTACACGGGCTGCATTTTTGAGGTAAAAATCAACAACGTGGCGATGGGCAGCGTGAGCGGCGGCGGGCGCTACGACAACCTCACCGGGGCCTTCGGGCTGCCGGATGTGTCGGGCGTGGGCTTCTCCTTCGGCGTGGACCGGCTCTACGACTGCCTGGAGGAGCTGGAGCTGTTCCCGGCCGGCACCGGTACCCTCACCCGGGTGCTGCTGGCGCAGTTCGACGCGGCCTCGCTGGCCGCCGGCCTGCCGCTGCTGGCCCAGCTGCGCGCCGCCGGCGTGCCCGCCGAACTGTACCCCGACGCGGCCAAGCTCAAAAAACAGTTCCAGTACGCCGACCAGAAAGGCATCCCGTACCTGCTGCTGGCGGGCCCCGACGAGCGCGCCGCCGGCCAGGTGAAGCTGCGCGACATGCGCGCCGGCCAGGAGCAGCTGCTCTCGGTGGCCGAAGCCGTGGCCGTGCTGGCCCAGGAAGTAACCCCTAGGTCCTTGTGA
- a CDS encoding glycosyltransferase family 2 protein has protein sequence MAANQPFPGRAGACADVAIVVLNWNGADFLRRFLPGVVAHADGARVVVADNASTDDSVALLARDFPTVELLLLERNFGFCDGYNHALALVDSPYYVLLNSDVAVTAGWLRPLRALLEAHPGIAAVQPKILAHADPTRFEYAGGGGGYLDRLAYPFCRGRLFDTTEVDAGQYDDARPVAWASGACCLVRASAWRALGGFEPAFFAHMEEIDFCWRLQNAGHEVWYHGGSAVHHVGGGTLAKTNPRKTYLNFRNGLALLYKNAAPGELMGPLAQRLVLDWVAGLRFLAGGHLADARAVARAHWHFFQKRAYWRARRAAAGPHLRVAQRPGAWAGSVVWAYFARGKRRFAELGLR, from the coding sequence TTGGCGGCGAACCAACCTTTTCCCGGCCGGGCCGGGGCGTGCGCCGATGTGGCCATTGTGGTGCTGAACTGGAACGGCGCAGATTTCCTGCGCCGTTTTTTGCCCGGCGTGGTGGCGCACGCCGACGGGGCCCGGGTGGTGGTGGCCGACAACGCCAGTACCGACGATTCGGTGGCGCTGCTGGCCCGTGACTTCCCCACGGTGGAGCTGCTGCTGCTGGAGCGCAACTTCGGCTTTTGCGACGGCTACAACCACGCCCTGGCGCTGGTCGATAGCCCGTACTACGTGCTGCTAAATTCCGACGTGGCCGTAACGGCTGGCTGGCTGCGGCCTTTGCGCGCCCTACTGGAGGCACACCCAGGCATCGCCGCCGTGCAGCCCAAAATCCTGGCCCACGCCGACCCCACGCGGTTCGAGTACGCCGGCGGCGGCGGCGGCTACCTCGACCGGCTGGCCTACCCCTTCTGCCGCGGCCGCTTGTTCGACACCACCGAAGTGGACGCCGGCCAGTACGACGACGCGCGCCCCGTGGCCTGGGCCAGCGGGGCCTGCTGCCTGGTGCGGGCCAGCGCCTGGCGCGCATTGGGCGGCTTCGAGCCCGCGTTTTTTGCCCACATGGAGGAAATCGACTTTTGCTGGCGCCTCCAAAACGCGGGCCACGAGGTGTGGTACCACGGCGGCAGCGCCGTGCACCACGTGGGCGGCGGCACGCTGGCCAAAACCAACCCCCGCAAAACCTACCTCAACTTCCGCAACGGCTTGGCGCTGCTCTACAAAAACGCGGCCCCAGGCGAGCTCATGGGGCCCCTAGCCCAGCGCCTGGTGCTGGATTGGGTGGCCGGCCTGCGCTTTCTGGCGGGCGGCCACCTGGCCGACGCCCGCGCCGTGGCCCGGGCTCACTGGCACTTCTTTCAAAAGCGCGCGTACTGGCGCGCCCGCCGCGCCGCCGCGGGGCCCCACCTGCGCGTGGCGCAGCGCCCGGGGGCCTGGGCTGGCAGCGTGGTGTGGGCCTATTTCGCCCGCGGCAAGCGCCGGTTTGCTGAGTTGGGCCTGCGTTAG
- the dnaG gene encoding DNA primase — MARIPKELVDQIIQTADIVEVVGDFVQLKRKGQNLWAPCPFHNEKSPSFSVNPAKGLYKCFGCGKAGGVVQFVMDVEGTSYVEALKYLAKKYAITVQEEEKTPQEQLVQNERDSQFIVSSWAKDHYHRLLQNTEEGMSVGYGYLKERGLNLATIQTFELGYSLDQWEDLLKSATAAGYELKYLEKTGLVIKREDDQGHDTGRRYDRFRGRVMFPIHNISGRVVGFGARTLKRDDKMAKYLNSPESEIYHKSDVLYGLFQARQAIRQEEVCYLVEGYLDVLSLYQGGIKNVVASSGTSLTEGQIRLIKRYSDNVTVLYDGDAAGIKASLRGTDLLLEGGLNVRVVLFPDGDDPDSYIRKVGDQRFAEYIEKSSQDFITFKTTLVARDAAGDPVKKAEAIRQVLTSIAKVPDAIKRQVFLQQTSAAFGIDEQVLITEYNKLVKPAAGAPRPAEGGAPSGGSSSGNGRPAPPVAATRALTAEEEAEAAMYGAFEPGAPAATSPAAPTETDEDAAQTDLLQACEREVLRLLVLYAAREVDTDVSVAQYLLGQLEEEPFKTPLYAELWALCREELLAGRFPEARQLGQHARTDIRLLVSDLATERYDISPNWRVKEIYVFNEVDMPKVACDNAVLRLNKCHVQRELNRRLETLRQPMLDDAELFENLRAIKDLKQLDNQLAALLGTVIPRGA, encoded by the coding sequence ATGGCCCGCATCCCCAAAGAACTCGTTGACCAAATAATTCAAACCGCCGACATCGTGGAAGTCGTCGGCGACTTTGTGCAGCTCAAGCGCAAGGGCCAGAACCTGTGGGCTCCGTGCCCGTTCCACAACGAAAAGTCGCCGTCGTTTTCCGTCAACCCCGCCAAGGGGTTGTACAAATGCTTCGGCTGCGGCAAGGCCGGCGGCGTGGTGCAGTTCGTGATGGACGTGGAAGGCACCTCCTACGTGGAGGCCCTGAAGTACCTGGCCAAGAAGTACGCCATTACCGTTCAGGAGGAGGAAAAAACGCCCCAAGAGCAGTTGGTGCAGAACGAGCGCGACTCACAGTTCATCGTGTCGAGCTGGGCCAAAGACCACTACCACCGCCTGCTCCAAAACACCGAGGAAGGCATGAGCGTGGGCTACGGCTACCTCAAGGAGCGCGGCCTGAACCTGGCCACCATCCAAACCTTCGAGCTGGGCTACTCGCTCGACCAGTGGGAGGACCTGCTGAAAAGCGCCACCGCGGCCGGCTATGAGCTGAAATACCTCGAAAAAACCGGCCTCGTCATCAAGCGCGAAGACGACCAGGGGCACGACACCGGCCGGCGCTACGACCGGTTCCGGGGCCGCGTCATGTTCCCGATTCACAACATTTCGGGCCGCGTGGTGGGCTTCGGGGCCCGCACCCTGAAGCGCGACGACAAGATGGCGAAGTACCTCAACTCGCCCGAGTCGGAGATTTACCACAAGTCGGACGTGCTCTACGGGCTGTTCCAGGCGCGCCAGGCCATCCGGCAGGAGGAGGTGTGCTACCTCGTGGAAGGCTACCTCGACGTGCTGAGCCTCTACCAGGGCGGCATCAAAAACGTGGTGGCCTCGTCGGGCACGTCGCTCACCGAGGGCCAAATCCGGCTCATCAAGCGGTATTCCGACAACGTGACGGTGCTCTACGACGGCGACGCGGCCGGCATCAAGGCCAGCCTGCGCGGCACCGACCTGCTGCTCGAAGGCGGCCTGAACGTGCGCGTCGTGCTGTTCCCCGACGGCGACGACCCCGACAGCTACATCCGCAAGGTGGGCGACCAGCGCTTCGCCGAGTACATCGAAAAGAGCAGCCAGGACTTCATCACCTTCAAAACCACGCTGGTGGCCCGCGACGCGGCCGGCGACCCGGTGAAGAAGGCCGAGGCCATCCGGCAGGTGCTCACCAGCATCGCCAAGGTGCCCGACGCCATCAAGCGCCAGGTGTTTTTGCAGCAAACGTCGGCCGCGTTCGGCATTGACGAACAGGTGCTCATCACCGAGTACAACAAGCTGGTGAAGCCCGCCGCCGGGGCCCCCCGCCCGGCCGAGGGTGGGGCCCCCAGCGGCGGCAGTAGCAGCGGCAATGGGCGCCCCGCCCCGCCGGTGGCCGCCACCCGCGCCCTCACGGCTGAGGAGGAAGCCGAAGCCGCCATGTACGGCGCCTTCGAGCCCGGGGCCCCCGCCGCGACATCGCCAGCCGCGCCCACGGAGACTGACGAAGATGCTGCCCAAACCGACCTGCTGCAAGCCTGTGAGCGCGAAGTGCTGCGCCTGCTGGTGCTCTACGCCGCGCGCGAAGTGGACACCGACGTGAGCGTGGCCCAGTACCTGCTGGGCCAGCTGGAGGAGGAGCCGTTCAAAACGCCGCTCTACGCCGAGCTGTGGGCCCTGTGCCGCGAGGAGCTGCTGGCCGGCCGCTTCCCCGAGGCGCGGCAGCTGGGCCAGCACGCGCGGACCGACATCCGCCTGCTGGTGTCGGACCTGGCCACCGAGCGCTACGACATCAGCCCCAACTGGCGGGTGAAGGAAATCTACGTCTTCAACGAAGTGGACATGCCCAAAGTGGCCTGCGACAACGCCGTGCTGCGCCTCAACAAATGCCACGTGCAGCGCGAGCTGAACCGCCGCCTCGAAACCCTGCGCCAACCCATGCTTGACGACGCCGAGCTGTTCGAGAACCTGCGCGCCATCAAGGACTTGAAGCAACTCGACAACCAGCTGGCGGCGCTGCTGGGCACGGTTATTCCGCGCGGCGCTTAG
- a CDS encoding SMP-30/gluconolactonase/LRE family protein — MMVSFLLAGALAVADTVYPAPNAQAVAAPGARLTLVAKQFKFTEGPAVDHAGNVFFTDQPNDKIWKYSTDGQLTVFLSPSGRANGLDFDAKGNLLACADAQNQLWSISPAGKVTVLADGFERHHFNGPNDLWVNPKGGGIYFTDPYYQRDYWARTAPDLTAQNVYYLAPGAPAPVLAADQLRQPNGLVGTPDGRQLFVADIEANKTYRYQIGPGGRLSNRQLFVAQGSDGMALDSKGNLYLTGQGVTVYSAQGQKIAHIDVPGAWTGNVCFAGKDLKTLFITASEAVYTLPLRVKGLR, encoded by the coding sequence ATGATGGTTTCTTTCTTGCTGGCCGGGGCCCTGGCCGTGGCCGATACCGTGTACCCCGCGCCTAACGCCCAGGCCGTGGCGGCTCCCGGCGCACGCCTCACGCTGGTAGCCAAGCAGTTCAAATTCACCGAGGGCCCCGCGGTGGACCACGCCGGCAACGTGTTCTTCACCGACCAGCCCAACGACAAAATCTGGAAGTACAGCACCGATGGCCAGCTAACGGTGTTTCTCTCGCCCTCGGGCCGGGCCAACGGGCTCGATTTTGACGCCAAAGGCAACCTGCTGGCCTGCGCCGATGCCCAAAACCAGCTCTGGTCCATCAGCCCCGCCGGCAAGGTGACGGTGCTGGCCGACGGCTTTGAGCGGCACCATTTCAACGGGCCCAACGACCTGTGGGTGAACCCCAAAGGCGGCGGCATCTACTTCACCGACCCCTATTACCAGCGCGACTACTGGGCGCGCACGGCCCCCGACCTGACTGCCCAAAACGTGTACTACCTGGCCCCCGGGGCCCCCGCGCCGGTGCTGGCCGCCGACCAGCTGCGCCAGCCCAACGGCCTCGTGGGCACGCCCGATGGCCGCCAGCTATTCGTGGCCGACATCGAAGCCAACAAAACGTACCGCTACCAAATTGGCCCCGGCGGCCGCCTTAGCAACCGCCAACTATTTGTGGCACAGGGCTCGGACGGCATGGCCCTTGATAGCAAAGGCAACCTCTACCTCACCGGCCAGGGCGTAACGGTGTACAGCGCCCAGGGCCAGAAAATTGCCCACATCGACGTGCCCGGGGCCTGGACCGGCAACGTGTGCTTCGCCGGCAAAGACCTGAAAACCTTGTTCATCACCGCCTCCGAAGCCGTGTACACGCTGCCCCTACGGGTAAAAGGCTTGCGGTAA